A single window of Narcine bancroftii isolate sNarBan1 chromosome 13, sNarBan1.hap1, whole genome shotgun sequence DNA harbors:
- the LOC138747913 gene encoding ATP-sensitive inward rectifier potassium channel 8-like: MLARKSIIPEEYVLARIAAENVRQPRYTVRPRQPRFIDKNGACNAAHKNIREQGRFLQDVFTTLVDLKWRYTLFIFTMSFLCSWLLFAMIWWLVVFAHGDLDPARSPSFEPCVTKVRSFTSAFLFSIEVQVTIGFGGRMMTEECPMAITVLIAQNISGLIINAVMLGCIFMKTAQAHRRAETLIFSRHAVVGLRNGKLCFMFRVGDLRKSMIISASVRMQLVKKTSTAEGEVIPIHQIDLLVDNPIESNTIFLVAPLTVCHVMDKRSPLYEIAASDLQSQNLEVIVILEGVVETTGITTQARTSYIAEEILWGHRFVPIVTEEDGIYSVDYSKFGNRVKVATPRCSARELDEKPSILIQTLQKSELSHQNSLRKRSSMRRNNSMRRNNSFLNKVQFFTPDSTEY, translated from the coding sequence ATGCTGGCCAGGAAGAGCATCATCCCCGAGGAGTATGTCCTGGCCCGCATCGCGGCCGAGAATGTCCGGCAGCCCCGCTACACCGTGCGTCCGCGCCAGCCTCGCTTCATCGACAAGAACGGGGCTTGCAACGCGGCGCACAAGAACATCCGGGAGCAGGGTCGCTTCCTGCAGGATGTCTTCACCACGCTGGTGGACCTGAAGTGGCGATACACCCTCTTCATCTTCACCATGTCCTTCCTCTGCAGTTGGCTCCTCTTCGCCATGATCTGGTGGCTGGTGGTGTTCGCCCACGGGGACCTGGACCCCGCCAGGAGCCCGTCCTTCGAGCCGTGCGTCACCAAGGTGAGATCGTTCACCTCGGCCTTCCTCTTCTCCATCGAGGTGCAGGTCACCATCGGGTTCGGCGGCCGGATGATGACCGAGGAGTGCCCCATGGCCATCACCGTGCTCATCGCGCAGAACATCTCGGGGCTGATCATCAACGCCGTCATGCTGGGCTGCATCTTCATGAAGACCGCCCAGGCTCACCGGCGAGCCGAGACCCTGATCTTCAGCCGGCACGCCGTGGTCGGCCTGAGGAACGGCAAACTCTGCTTCATGTTCCGGGTGGGCGACCTGAGGAAGAGCATGATCATCAGCGCCTCGGTCAGGATGCAGCTGGTGAAGAAGACCAGCACCGCCGAGGGCGAGGTCATCCCCATCCACCAGATCGACCTGCTGGTGGACAACCCCATCGAGAGCAACACCATCTTCCTGGTGGCGCCGCTCACCGTCTGCCACGTGATGGACAAGAGGAGCCCCCTGTACGAGATCGCGGCCAGCGACCTGCAGAGCCAGAACCTGGAGGTGATCGTCATCCTGGAAGGGGTGGTGGAGACCACCGGCATCACCACGCAGGCCCGCACCTCCTACATCGCCGAGGAGATCTTGTGGGGCCACCGCTTCGTCCCCATCGTGACGGAGGAGGACGGCATCTACTCGGTGGACTATTCCAAGTTCGGCAACAGGGTGAAAGTGGCGACTCCTCGCTGCAGCGCCCGGGAGCTGGACGAGAAACCGTCCATCCTGATCCAAACCCTGCAGAAGAGCGAACTCTCGCACCAGAACTCGCTGAGGAAGCGCAGCTCCATGCGGCGGAACAACTCCATGAGGAGGAACAACTCCTTCTTAAACAAAGTGCAGTTTTTCACTCCAGACAGCACCGAGTATTAA